ACACAACCTTATAGGGAGGGGATTTATGAGTTTGGAAGTTTTAATGGTCATCGGCTTTTTGCTCGGTGCGTATTCTATTGTCGGCAACGACGCAATTCAGACGCTGGGGACATTTCTCAGCTCCAACTCTCACCGTCCCTGGTGGGTGCTGTGGCTCTTTGGCGGCGGCATTCTGACTGTGGTCCTCGTGTATGGGTGGGTGGTCTATGATGGCGATGTCTCGTATGGGAGGCTTACGGCGATTACAGTGCCAGACCATTTTAACTGGGTTTACTGTATCCCGCCTTTTGTACTGCTTTTGCTGACCCGCGGAGGTATTCCGGTTAGTACTACTTTCCTGACGCTGACTGTGTTTGCACCAAAGGCATTGCCGAGCATGCTGATCAAGTCGTTGGCTGGATATGCGACGGCATTCGTGGCCGCTATCTTTATTTACAGGCTGGTTACGCGGGGGTTAGAGTCCCGTTTCAGGCAAACGGAGGGACCGAAAAGTCCCTGGTGGGTGGTGGCTCAGTGGTGCTCAACCGGTTTTCTCTGGAGCCAGTGGCTGATTCAGGATCTGGCCAATATCTATGTTTTCCTGCCGCGCGACCCGGTTACTCGTATCCCAGACATACCCGTGGAATGGTTCATTGTATCCATTGTCGCCATGCTGGCTATGCAAGCCGTTATCTTTTATACGCATGGCGGTGCGATCCAGAAGGTGGTGTTGACGAAGACGAATACTACTGATATCCGTTCGGCGACGTTTGTAGATTTGATTTACGGCATTGTGCTGTTCCTGTTTAAGGAAGTTAGCAAGCTCCCGATGAGTACGACCTGGGTTTTCGTTGGTCTGCTGGCAGGACGCGAGATCGCCGTTGCAGGGAACGAGAAGCACCGTAGCCGCCGGGAGGTGTCGCGTCTGGTGCTTTCCGATTTCGCAAAGATCACTTTCGGTCTGATCGTTAGTGTTGCTATCGCTTATCTATTGCCCGTGTTGTTATAGGAGGATTGTGTCATGTCTGATTTGTTGATTTTGACGCCAGAGCAGAAGCGTGCTTTTGACGAGGATGGCTTTCTCTTTTTGGAGGGTTTTTACGATTCCCGAGAAATGAAGGAGATGCGCGGCCGTTTCCACGATCTGGTCGTCCGCACAGAAGGTCGTCCCCAAAATATGCGCTACAGTTTTATGGAGGTGCCCGAGGGGTATCAGCCCGATCCTTTTAATCCGGAGAATGTGGTGGGTATGATGGATCAGACGCTGGCTGATGACTACTGGTTCGATCAGTTCACCGAGCCGCGCATTGTTTCGGTTATGGTTGATCTTTTGGGGCCTGATCTCGATTTTCACAATGGGAAGATCCGCAATAAACCACCCGGTTTTTTCTGCGCGCAGAGCTGGCATCAGGATTGGCCGTACGAGCGGCATACGATTCCGGATCTGGCCGCGGCAATCACGTATCTCGATCCCACTGATTTTGAGGCCGGGGCCACTGAGGTGGTGCCTGGTTCTCACCGTGAGGGCGAGTTTCCCACGTACAGAGGTCACTCGATTGCAGATGATTTGATTGCTCCCGAACGTCCAGTTGTTCTGAGCGCGCAACCCGGCGATGTGGCGATTATTCACGTGCTGGTCGTACACAGAGCTGGGCATAACTATACCCAGCGGGGCCGCCACGCCATTATTAACGAATACAAAAGTGCCGCGGCTATAGATCAGTGGAATAACCGTTGCGCTTTTGCCGGTTTGCCCCTGGCGCGTAAACGCCGCTTGATCATGCCGCGCGTACACGCCGGGTGAGTGAAGGAATTTACGAGAAGGGGGTTGCGATGCGATACGATTTGCTCATCAAGGGCGGGACGCTGGTCGATCCGGCGGAAAGCCTCAGTGCCGTGCGGGATGTGGCGTTCGCAGGGGGACTGGTTGCTGCTGTTGGGGAAGATCTGGATACGGGCGATGCCCGCGAGGTGATTGATGCTGCGGGTTGTGTGGTGACGCCGGGGTTGATCGATATTCACGTCCATGTATTTGCAGGTGTCAGCCATTACGGTATTGAACCCGATCCTACATGTCTTGCGCGAGGCGCGACGACTGTGGTCGATGCGGGGTCTGCTGGTGCAGATATTTTTCCGGGGTTCCGGAAGTACGTGATCGATGTGAGCGAGACGCGGATTCTGGCGCAGATGAATATCTCGTCGCAGGGTATGCTGACTGCCGAGATTGGCGAGTTCGAGATTCCCGAATACGCGGATGTGGATAAGGCATGCCGCATGATTGAACAGCACCGCGATATTGTTCTCGGGGTGAAGGTTCGGCTGACGCGGAATAGTATTGTCAGCGAGCGGTCCGGGATGCTGCCTTTGCACAGAGCGAGAGAGGCGGCAGATGCGGCTGGATTGCCCATTATGGTGCATCCGCAGGATGCGTGGTGCGATTCGATTGACGATATTTTGGGTGTGATGAAGGGCGGAGATATTTTAACGCATTGTTTTCACGACTTTCCGTGCGGAATTCTCGATGGCGAAGGTCGCATCCGCGATTCGGTTCTGGATGCGGTTGAGCGGGGCGTTGTGTTCGATGTGGGACACGGGGCGGGGTCTTTTTCCTGGGGGATTGTCGAGGCGGCGATGTCACAGGATGTTCTGCCGACTACGATTTCATCGGATCTGCATATTTACAATGTAGATGGTCCTGTTTACGATCTTGCATCTGTGGTGACAAAGTTTTTGCACCTGGGGCTGTCGATGGATGAGGCGATCTCGCGCGTGACGTCTGTGCCTGCTGAGGTTATTGGGATGAAAGGTGAGGTGGGGACGCTGGCGAAAGGAGCGTTTGGGGATGCTGTGGTGTTTGAGTTGCGAGAAGGGGCGTTTCGGCTTGAGGATTCGCGCGGAGAAGTTCGGATGGGTCGGCAGAATCTGGTGCCGGTTGCGGTTGTCAAGGGCGGTCGCGTTTATACGTCGCGTGGGAGATAGATATGTCGTCGCCAATTAAACCCGAGCATACGTACGATTTGATCGAAGTATCGGCAGTGGAGATCGCGGCAGATGGGTCAGCTGTGGTTTTCGTGCGGCAGGAGATCAACAAGGAGACGATGAAGCGGGAGTCGCAGATCGCGATGCTGTCGCTTGTGGGGGGAGATGCTGTCGATGTGACGCAGGAGCCAGGGGACAGTGCGCCCAGACTTTCGGCTGATGGGAAGTCTCTGGCTTTTTTGCGTTCGGGAGAGGACGATAAAAAGCAGGTCTGGGTGATGCCAGTCGATGGTGGAGATGCGAGGGAGGTGACGACGCTTCCCGATGGCGTGAAGGATATGGCGTGGTCGCCTGATGGTTCGGAGTTTGTCGTTGTGTCTCGCGTGGATCCAGATCGCGAGGTAGAAGACGAGGAGAAGGTGCCGAGGACGCAAGTCGCCCGTCGCGTGCGGTATCGCGATGACGAGGGTGGTTGGCGAGGCGATGCATTTTCGCAGTTGTTTCTGGTGGATGCTGTAACGGGCGAGGCGACGCAGATTACAGATGGGGAAGGCGACCACGGGGTGCCGGCGTGGTCGCCCGATGGGAGTCGTATTGCTTTTGTGACGGATTGCGTTGAGGAGCGCGATTTTGTGCGGGGTTCAGAGGTCCATGTGATGGATAAGGCGGGCGATAGGTCGCGGTGCTGGTCGCAGGGGTTGAGCCGCGCAGAGTCCGTGGCGTGGTCGCCGGATGGGAAGCGGCTGGTGGTTGCGGGTTCTCACGACGCGGATGTGTGGGATTCAAGGCAGTCGTGGTTGTTTGTGCTCGAGGAAGACGAATCGCCGGTGTATTTAGAGGGTGATGTTTATACGGTTGTGCAACCTCTTGCACCGCGGTGCTGGACGCCGAAGGGCGAGATTTTGTTTATCGGTGACAGGGCGGGTGAGTCGTTTTTGTGTCGGGTGAATCCCGATGCTCCTTCTTTGCAGACCGAGGTTGTGGATGGGGGCAGTCGGGTTTGTACGGGTTTGTCGGTTGACCGCACGGGTGCGCGGGTGGCTATGGTGATGACTTCGCCTGTGTGTCCGTGCGATGTGGTGGTGATGGATGTGGGGGCGAAACGACAACGCGCGGTGACGGCTGTGAATGCCGGGTTTTTAGAGGCTCATCCCAGTGCGCGCGTGGAGAAGTTGGTGTTCGAGCGGGGGGGCGAAACGATTCAGGCTCGGGTGTTGTTTCCCCAGGATTTCGACGAGGCGAGGTCATATCCGCTGGTGCTGGATATTCACGGGGGACCAAATGGCCGGTTTTCGGATTCGTACGATGTCACGCATCAGATTCTGGCGGGTGCGGGCTATATTGTGCTGGCGGTGAATCCGAGGGGGTCGTCGTCTTATGGTCCAGATTTTCTGAAGGCGGTGCTGGGGGATTGGGGAGGAGAAGATTTTTTGGATCTGATGGCAGGGGTTGACCTGCTGTGCGAGCGATCCTATGTGGATGCAGATCGGTTGGGGGTTCACGGCTATAGTTATGGCGGTTTTATGAGTAGCTGGATTGTCGGTCACGACCATCGGTTCAAGGCGGCGGTGATCGGTGCTCCGTGTATCAATTTGCACAGTATGTACGGTACGTCAGATATTGGGGTGTCGTTTGGAGAGAATCAGTGGCAGGGTTCGGTTCTGGAGAATGTGGAGGCTCTTGTGGAGCGGTCGCCGTTGACGTATGTATCTGAGGTGCAGACGCCGGTGTTGCTGATGCACGGGGAGGAGGACTATCGCTGTCCAATCGAGCAGGCCGAGCAGTTTTTTGTCGCGCTGAAGCGACAGGGCAAGACGGTGGAGTTTGTGCGCTTTCCTAAATCGTCCCACGGGTTCAGGAGGAGCGGGCATCCCGCGCTGCACGTGGAATATCTCGATAGGATGTTGTCGTGGTTGGAGAGGTATTGTAGCTAAATGGGAAGTCCAATGTCATAGAAGAACTGATGTATCGCGTGACGCAGGCTAACTCTTAAACGGAGAATGAATCAGATGAATCATGCGAAGTTTAAAATGATGAGTTTCCTGTTCGGAATTTCGCTTTTGCTATCTGGCTGTATTGTTCAGTCTCTGCACCCATTATATACCGATGAGAATGTGATTTTTGATACGCGCCTTATCGCCCAGTGGTCGGAAGAAGGCTCAAAAGAGATATGGGAATTTTCGAAAATGGATAAACAGCGGTATAGGTGTGCCGTTTATGTCGATGAAGATGAAAAGGGCCTGCTTGAGGCCCGCCTTTTAACTATCAAGGGAAAGATGTTTTTGGATTTTTTTCCTACAGAGCCTGATGATTGGCCGAGTGGCATTTTTTATAAACTTCATCTCTTGCCCGTCCATACCTTTGCATTTGTCGAGCAAATTGAGCCGACATTACAGATAAGCTTTCCGAA
This region of Gemmatimonadota bacterium genomic DNA includes:
- a CDS encoding S9 family peptidase, with the translated sequence MSSPIKPEHTYDLIEVSAVEIAADGSAVVFVRQEINKETMKRESQIAMLSLVGGDAVDVTQEPGDSAPRLSADGKSLAFLRSGEDDKKQVWVMPVDGGDAREVTTLPDGVKDMAWSPDGSEFVVVSRVDPDREVEDEEKVPRTQVARRVRYRDDEGGWRGDAFSQLFLVDAVTGEATQITDGEGDHGVPAWSPDGSRIAFVTDCVEERDFVRGSEVHVMDKAGDRSRCWSQGLSRAESVAWSPDGKRLVVAGSHDADVWDSRQSWLFVLEEDESPVYLEGDVYTVVQPLAPRCWTPKGEILFIGDRAGESFLCRVNPDAPSLQTEVVDGGSRVCTGLSVDRTGARVAMVMTSPVCPCDVVVMDVGAKRQRAVTAVNAGFLEAHPSARVEKLVFERGGETIQARVLFPQDFDEARSYPLVLDIHGGPNGRFSDSYDVTHQILAGAGYIVLAVNPRGSSSYGPDFLKAVLGDWGGEDFLDLMAGVDLLCERSYVDADRLGVHGYSYGGFMSSWIVGHDHRFKAAVIGAPCINLHSMYGTSDIGVSFGENQWQGSVLENVEALVERSPLTYVSEVQTPVLLMHGEEDYRCPIEQAEQFFVALKRQGKTVEFVRFPKSSHGFRRSGHPALHVEYLDRMLSWLERYCS
- a CDS encoding phytanoyl-CoA dioxygenase family protein, encoding MSDLLILTPEQKRAFDEDGFLFLEGFYDSREMKEMRGRFHDLVVRTEGRPQNMRYSFMEVPEGYQPDPFNPENVVGMMDQTLADDYWFDQFTEPRIVSVMVDLLGPDLDFHNGKIRNKPPGFFCAQSWHQDWPYERHTIPDLAAAITYLDPTDFEAGATEVVPGSHREGEFPTYRGHSIADDLIAPERPVVLSAQPGDVAIIHVLVVHRAGHNYTQRGRHAIINEYKSAAAIDQWNNRCAFAGLPLARKRRLIMPRVHAG
- a CDS encoding amidohydrolase/deacetylase family metallohydrolase, producing MRYDLLIKGGTLVDPAESLSAVRDVAFAGGLVAAVGEDLDTGDAREVIDAAGCVVTPGLIDIHVHVFAGVSHYGIEPDPTCLARGATTVVDAGSAGADIFPGFRKYVIDVSETRILAQMNISSQGMLTAEIGEFEIPEYADVDKACRMIEQHRDIVLGVKVRLTRNSIVSERSGMLPLHRAREAADAAGLPIMVHPQDAWCDSIDDILGVMKGGDILTHCFHDFPCGILDGEGRIRDSVLDAVERGVVFDVGHGAGSFSWGIVEAAMSQDVLPTTISSDLHIYNVDGPVYDLASVVTKFLHLGLSMDEAISRVTSVPAEVIGMKGEVGTLAKGAFGDAVVFELREGAFRLEDSRGEVRMGRQNLVPVAVVKGGRVYTSRGR